One window from the genome of Candidatus Eisenbacteria bacterium encodes:
- a CDS encoding response regulator transcription factor: protein MSDAPLKVVLVDDEPLARARARRMLGEIGGTVVVGEAGSVPEAERVIEAVRPDLVLLDVQMPGEDGFALLARLEARPAIVFVTAYDQYAVRAFEENAVDYLLKPFRAERLAAALARARRGLAQPAELSRRLEELLAAVGPGGRADRWLDRFTVRLGTRQLIVRAEDVLWFGAEDKLVFAATAGARHYVNFTLDELERRLDPARFVRVHRGAIANLDRAAALRPGFAGTWRLQLNDEARTEVPVSRARARQLKARLGA, encoded by the coding sequence ATGAGCGATGCCCCGCTGAAGGTCGTGCTCGTGGACGACGAGCCCCTCGCCCGCGCCCGCGCCCGCCGCATGCTCGGCGAGATCGGCGGCACGGTCGTGGTCGGCGAGGCCGGTTCGGTGCCCGAAGCCGAACGCGTGATCGAGGCGGTGCGTCCCGACCTCGTGCTGCTGGACGTGCAGATGCCTGGCGAGGACGGCTTCGCCCTGCTCGCCCGGCTCGAGGCGCGTCCCGCGATCGTGTTCGTCACCGCCTACGATCAGTACGCGGTGCGCGCGTTCGAGGAGAACGCGGTGGACTACCTGCTCAAGCCGTTCCGCGCCGAGCGGCTCGCCGCGGCGCTCGCGCGCGCGCGCCGCGGGCTGGCGCAGCCCGCCGAGCTCTCGCGCCGGCTCGAGGAACTGCTCGCCGCCGTGGGCCCGGGCGGTCGCGCCGACCGCTGGCTCGACCGTTTCACCGTGCGGCTCGGCACCCGGCAGCTGATCGTCAGGGCCGAGGACGTCCTGTGGTTCGGCGCCGAGGACAAGCTCGTCTTCGCGGCGACCGCGGGCGCGAGGCACTACGTGAACTTCACGCTCGACGAGCTCGAGCGCCGGCTCGACCCGGCGCGTTTCGTGCGCGTGCACCGGGGCGCCATCGCCAACCTCGACCGCGCGGCCGCGCTGCGGCCGGGGTTCGCCGGCACCTGGCGGCTGCAACTGAACGACGAGGCGCGCACCGAGGTCCCCGTCTCCCGGGCGCGGGCGCGCCAGCTCAAGGCCCGCCTCGGGGCGTGA
- a CDS encoding TonB-dependent receptor, which produces MNGRLPALARFAPVLLALVLAAPGALAATISGTVLDHKGQPVEFANVTVPALKRGAVTDAGGRFTLELPEGPAALVIAQIGYSAARLSVTVGAVNAPLRVTLDLEPVPVAEVNVSASSFGKAGRSEGAVVRRMDVYMTPGGAADIFQSLRALPGINAPTEGAALYVRGGDPSETVIRVDGAEIGHPYHYEGASGGLFGILDAYMLKSAFFSSGGFTAKYGGAMSGVLDIETQDPMNLRTVSVGGNFAGAGGSATWALVPDKVSALVSVNQSLLPVLFRLYGSPEDYESVPNSFNGVAKLLWRYSGSGKLSLFDIVSTDRIGVYSSALNVRGLYSSDAANHFAALTLHDAIRGKVAVRANVTTQRYADDWGYSAFGGRRSERSTQAQADFVWPVSSRHELSFGAAWRDRGAELSGHQAADSTDLGAGAPTREYAYGTRRRQPGIYAEDKLRLWGPLYATLGARVDGAARTGEWVVDPRGALAWRVDEHQTVRFAGGRYHQLPDPTRLDPRHGNPDLSDAYADHAIAGYEWKSDFGNVRLEAYHKRYRGLPITDSLTWFRAAGTGFARGLDVFAQGNWQSLNGWVSYGLLDARRRVDDDPYEVRSASSVRHSLTLVGQWQQSIRWMYGARWSYSSGRPYTPVVGATWDPGRAIWHPVYGEHGSGEMPAYNRLDLRLTRLFSLPRAGGLPPSGVCVFYAECMNVLDTKNVLEWTYDADYSHRVATESYFSRRLIVAGVSLTW; this is translated from the coding sequence GTGAACGGTCGCCTGCCGGCACTCGCGCGATTCGCGCCCGTCCTGCTCGCGCTCGTCCTTGCGGCGCCGGGCGCGCTCGCGGCGACGATCAGCGGCACGGTCCTGGACCACAAGGGTCAGCCGGTCGAGTTCGCGAACGTCACCGTCCCGGCGCTCAAGCGTGGTGCCGTGACCGACGCCGGGGGACGCTTCACCCTGGAGCTGCCCGAGGGACCCGCCGCGCTGGTCATCGCCCAGATCGGCTATTCGGCGGCACGGCTGTCGGTCACCGTCGGGGCCGTGAACGCGCCGCTGCGGGTCACGCTGGACCTCGAGCCGGTGCCCGTCGCCGAGGTCAACGTCTCGGCGTCGTCGTTCGGCAAGGCCGGCAGGAGCGAGGGCGCCGTCGTCCGCCGCATGGACGTGTACATGACCCCGGGCGGCGCGGCCGACATCTTCCAGTCGCTGCGCGCGCTTCCGGGCATCAACGCTCCGACCGAAGGCGCGGCGCTGTACGTGCGCGGCGGCGACCCCTCCGAGACCGTGATCCGCGTGGACGGCGCCGAGATCGGGCACCCGTACCACTACGAAGGCGCCTCGGGCGGGCTGTTCGGGATTCTCGACGCCTACATGCTCAAGAGCGCGTTCTTCTCGAGCGGCGGATTCACCGCGAAGTACGGCGGCGCCATGAGCGGCGTGCTCGACATCGAGACGCAGGACCCGATGAACCTGCGCACCGTGAGCGTCGGCGGCAATTTCGCGGGCGCGGGCGGCTCGGCGACGTGGGCGCTCGTGCCGGACAAGGTCTCGGCGCTCGTCAGCGTCAACCAGAGCCTGCTGCCGGTGCTCTTCCGCCTCTACGGCTCGCCGGAGGACTACGAGTCGGTCCCGAACAGCTTCAACGGCGTCGCCAAGCTCCTGTGGCGCTATTCGGGAAGCGGCAAGCTGTCGCTCTTCGACATCGTCTCGACCGACCGCATCGGCGTCTATTCGTCGGCGCTCAACGTCCGCGGCCTGTACTCCTCGGACGCCGCGAACCATTTCGCGGCTTTGACCCTGCACGACGCGATCCGCGGCAAGGTCGCGGTGCGCGCGAACGTGACGACGCAGCGCTACGCGGACGATTGGGGCTACTCGGCGTTCGGCGGCCGGCGCAGCGAGCGCTCGACGCAGGCGCAGGCCGACTTCGTGTGGCCCGTCTCGTCCCGACACGAGCTGTCCTTCGGCGCGGCGTGGCGCGATCGTGGCGCGGAGCTCTCGGGTCACCAGGCCGCCGACAGCACCGATCTCGGCGCGGGCGCGCCGACGCGCGAATACGCCTACGGCACGCGCCGACGCCAGCCGGGAATCTACGCCGAGGACAAGCTGCGCCTGTGGGGCCCGCTGTACGCGACGCTGGGCGCACGCGTGGACGGCGCGGCCCGGACCGGCGAGTGGGTCGTGGACCCGCGCGGCGCGCTCGCCTGGCGCGTGGACGAACACCAGACGGTGCGCTTCGCGGGCGGCCGCTACCACCAGCTGCCCGACCCGACGAGGCTCGACCCGCGACACGGCAACCCGGACCTGAGCGACGCCTACGCCGACCACGCCATCGCCGGTTACGAGTGGAAGTCGGATTTCGGCAACGTGCGGCTCGAGGCCTATCACAAGCGATACCGCGGGCTGCCGATCACCGACTCCCTCACCTGGTTCCGCGCCGCCGGCACCGGCTTCGCCCGCGGGCTGGACGTGTTCGCGCAGGGCAACTGGCAGTCGCTGAACGGCTGGGTGTCGTACGGCCTGCTCGACGCGCGCCGGCGCGTGGACGACGACCCGTACGAGGTGCGCTCGGCGAGTTCGGTGCGCCACTCGCTCACGCTGGTCGGGCAGTGGCAGCAGTCCATTCGCTGGATGTACGGCGCGCGCTGGTCGTACTCGAGCGGCCGGCCCTACACGCCGGTCGTCGGCGCGACCTGGGACCCGGGCCGCGCGATCTGGCATCCCGTCTACGGCGAGCATGGCTCGGGCGAGATGCCGGCCTACAACCGGCTCGACCTGCGCCTGACGCGGCTGTTCTCGCTGCCGCGCGCCGGCGGCCTGCCGCCGAGCGGCGTGTGCGTTTTCTACGCGGAATGCATGAACGTTCTCGACACGAAGAACGTGCTCGAGTGGACCTACGACGCCGACTACTCGCACCGCGTCGCCACCGAGTCCTACTTCTCGCGCCGGCTGATCGTGGCGGGCGTCTCGCTGACGTGGTAG